One Impatiens glandulifera unplaced genomic scaffold, dImpGla2.1, whole genome shotgun sequence genomic window carries:
- the LOC124918036 gene encoding beta-amyrin 28-monooxygenase-like, which produces MQETEIDLLFLFLSLILFLTFMLAFSLRLVFSGKDQLPPGRTGFPIVGETLEFMSMGRKGTPEKFFKERMAKYSPEVFKTSLIAEKTVVFCGASGNKFLFSNENKLVTSWWPRSIEKIFPSSTQTSTYEELLKTRNLLLRFLKPEALQKYVGTMDVVARSHLDTHWNNHKKVTVFPLAKNYTFTLACCLFLSVENPTQIARFSDPFHLLLAGVLSVPVNFPGTRFNKAINATKSIRKELIRIIRQRTADLGAEIAIPGNDILSHMLITTDDNGQFMKEMDIADKIIGLLIAGHDTSSAAITFILKYLAEFPKVYDKVLQEVEELAMEKKGEDLLNWEDLKKMKYCWNVVNEVLRMVPPVQGTFREALTDFTYAGFSIPKGWKLYWSANTTHKNSKYFSEPEKFEPSRFEGNGPIPFSHVPFGGGPRMCPGKEYARLEILVFMYNIVRRFKWEKVILDEKIVIDPMPRLAHGLPIRLHPH; this is translated from the exons ATGCAAGAAACAGAAATTGATCTCCTTTTCCTCTTCCTCTCCCTTATCCTCTTCCTAACCTTCATGCTAGCCTTTTCCCTCCGCCTAGTTTTCTCCGGCAAGGACCAACTGCCACCCGGGAGGACTGGCTTCCCTATTGTAGGAGAGACCCTTGAGTTCATGTCCATGGGCCGAAAGGGCACCCCAGAGAAGTTCTTCAAGGAGAGGATGGCCAAGTATTCTCCTGAAGTTTTTAAGACCTCGCTGATAGCTGAGAAGACAGTTGTGTTTTGTGGAGCTTCTGGGAACAAGTTTTTGTTTTCCAACGAGAATAAACTGGTGACATCCTGGTGGCCGAGATCGATCGAGAAGATTTTCCCGTCTTCTACACAAACTTCGACTTATGAAGAGTTGCTCAAGACGCGCAATCTTCTCCTCCGATTCTTGAAACCCGAGGCCCTTCAGAAGTATGTTGGTACCATGGACGTCGTCGCCAG GAGTCATTTAGACACTCATTGGAACAACCACAAGAAAGTCACAGTCTTTCCTCTAGCAAAAAATTACACTTTTACCCTTGCATGTTGCCTTTTCCTAAGCGTCGAGAATCCCACCCAAATCGCTAGATTTTCCGACCCTTTCCATTTATTGCTCGCTGGAGTTCTATCAGTCCCAGTAAACTTCCCGGGCACAAGGTTTAACAAGGCAATAAACGCAACAAAATCGATAAGGAAAGAGCTGATTCGGATAATCCGACAGAGGACGGCTGATCTTGGGGCGGAAATCGCGATCCCTGGAAACGATATTCTATCCCACATGCTCATTACCACGGACGATAATGGGCAGTTCATGAAAGAAATGGATATCGCAGACAAGATCATTGGACTGTTAATTGCCGGTCATGACACGTCAAGTGCTGCCATTACTTTTATTCTTAAGTATCTTGCAGAGTTTCCAAAAGTCTACGATAAAGTTCTTCAGG AGGTAGAAGAGTTGGCGATGGAGAAGAAAGGCGAGGATCTTCTGAACTGGGAGgatttgaagaagatgaagtacTGTTGGAATGTGGTTAATGAAGTCCTGAGAATGGTGCCGCCGGTCCAAGGGACTTTCCGGGAAGCTTTAACAGATTTTACTTATGCTGGTTTCTCTATTCCCAAGGGATGGAAG TTATATTGGAGTGCGAATACAACACACAAGAACTCTAAATACTTTTCGGAGCCGGAGAAGTTTGAGCCATCGAGATTCGAAGGAAATGGACCAATTCCTTTCAGTCACGTGCCATTTGGAGGGGGACCGAGGATGTGTCCGGGAAAAGAGTATGCGAGGTTGGAGATATTGGTGTTCATGTATAACATAGTGAGGAGGTTCAAATGGGAGAAGGTAATTCTTGATGAGAAAATTGTGATTGATCCCATGCCTAGGCTTGCCCATGGTCTTCCCATTCGTCTCCACCCACACTAA